The following are encoded together in the Skermanella mucosa genome:
- a CDS encoding PKD domain-containing protein, with product MAKGIGLVSLSTRPVRLCAALAVLGATTGALAQGTPPERPLSVTYGPKALPVEGDDDHREVILLSVPQDSREQLFLRVFDPDLGGEHDLVYGKPDTQARFRLFGGAGASTDAGTELAARDFALDPESDGKWTTLAAFDPEDGELMDGRRVFRLVVEGLGGDDANLFTATVSLRDHRNLEPPGLQVLAYRPTVRMPDKRSVAELRFLVPADARSLTVANFDAANGEVSFASAFRSQPLAASGQGDWRSTTVALAPGEAGQTAAILFGGGEEVPNDATFTVTDDQGRPVPIALPALAKRPNQRPQAAAAVETLADCYSVSFDAGASLDPDGDSLRYAWDFGDGSAGEGRTVTHRYPGPGSYSGTLRVLDGSGTIGNGTALPVPVFLKRPPAAEAGADRLVAPGEAVGFDASASRAGDRPIARRLWNFGDGSRGEGVRASRAYAAPGRYTVTLTVEDDTAPPCNAGTDTAVVRVNAPPVAVAGTEARLSVGEVLRLDGGSSYDVDGRISAHAWDFGDGASAEGQAVEHAFDRPGTYRVVLTVRDDADVANSVTRSALRAVVNDPPTAQAGPDRRVAVGERIPFDASASTDRDGTLIDHAWDFGDGARGSGPQAAYAYRTPGTYRVGLVVTDDSRTSTSTGEDELTVTVNAPPVADAGPDQIVTASQVSFDGGGSTDPDGRIARYDWDFGDGSTGTGPTPTHVYRKVGDYLVRLTVTDDSGTVRSSDSDTMRVLVNAAPIADAGPDQTVSPGQTVTFSARGSLDPDGDIAGYQWEFGDGSGAGGPQATHRFAEPGTYRVRLTVRDDTGQSDAVDFDEALVFVNAEPVADAGPDRRAAPGEEIRLNGCNSFDADGPLAAYRWTFSDTETRAESCATARRFEKPGSYTARLTVTDSSGALNGTAQDSVAIRINAAPVASAGPDIVSGTTVIDFDASSSADADGDPLTFRWDFGDGSEPAGGERVTHAYAEGGAYPVTLTVDDGTGLANARASTAITVTINQPPVAVAGDNRQVCAGDVVLFDGSKSFDPDGGLLRYGWDFGDGTGADTVNPTKTYRSGAVYPVTLTVQDESGFDRASHTDRLVVVVDESPIAEAGPDRMVCANTEVHFDGSQSRDFDGVVNRFTWDFGDGNTGGGESPVHVFRRPGSYRVLLTIEGDRGGQCDNTDTDELAVQVAAAPVASIDAPARIPVGAPAAFRAGTEGGIAAYRWDFGDGTAAEGAEVEHVYAQPGPYVATLSVQPAAEATSCSAVTVQHRIIANAPPVADAGPDRTVATREEVGFDGSLSADPDGAVTRYEWDFGDGTTGTGMAARHRYAESGTYKVTLTVTDDAGVANSTVTDTATVTVNAAPEPAIAVAGGACFGRPVALSAAGSKDADGALARFEWDLGDGSRAEGADISHTYADPGTYHVRLVADDGAGLANSRRSAAYALHVNRPPEASAGPDRGTCPGTPVAFDASGSIDWDGKLVEYRWDFGDGTQATGAKVSHSFAQPGLYPVRLSVTDDSGSPCAVAEDVARVHVNAAPVVEAGTDREAFAGGAHDDVLFDASASVDPDGSALDYVWDLGDGTTRTGEKLRHAFARPGLYKVRVAVRDRSGLACGVTEGGLTVNVRGHEETVAERDGATARR from the coding sequence ATGGCGAAGGGCATCGGCTTGGTATCTCTGTCAACACGTCCCGTCAGGCTGTGCGCCGCCCTGGCGGTCTTGGGGGCGACCACCGGCGCCCTGGCGCAGGGCACGCCACCCGAACGGCCCCTGTCGGTGACCTACGGCCCGAAGGCCCTGCCCGTCGAGGGCGACGACGACCACCGGGAGGTGATCCTCCTCAGCGTTCCCCAGGACAGCCGCGAACAGCTCTTCCTCCGCGTCTTCGACCCGGACCTGGGCGGCGAGCACGACCTGGTCTACGGCAAGCCGGACACCCAGGCCCGCTTCCGACTGTTCGGCGGCGCGGGTGCGTCCACGGACGCCGGGACGGAACTGGCCGCCCGCGACTTCGCCCTGGACCCGGAAAGCGACGGCAAATGGACGACGCTGGCCGCCTTCGACCCGGAGGACGGCGAATTGATGGACGGGCGCCGCGTGTTCAGGCTCGTGGTCGAGGGGCTGGGCGGCGACGACGCCAACCTGTTCACGGCCACGGTCAGCCTGCGCGATCACCGCAACCTGGAACCCCCGGGCTTGCAGGTCCTGGCCTACCGCCCGACGGTCCGGATGCCCGACAAGCGCTCGGTCGCGGAACTGCGCTTCCTGGTCCCCGCCGACGCCCGCAGCCTGACGGTCGCCAACTTCGACGCGGCCAACGGCGAGGTTTCCTTCGCGTCGGCCTTCCGGAGCCAGCCGCTGGCCGCCTCGGGCCAGGGCGACTGGCGTTCCACCACCGTCGCCCTGGCGCCCGGCGAAGCCGGCCAGACGGCGGCGATCCTGTTCGGCGGCGGGGAGGAGGTGCCGAACGACGCCACCTTCACCGTCACCGACGACCAGGGCCGCCCGGTCCCCATCGCCCTTCCCGCCCTGGCGAAGCGGCCCAACCAGCGGCCGCAGGCCGCGGCCGCGGTCGAGACGCTGGCGGACTGCTACTCGGTGTCGTTCGATGCCGGCGCCAGCCTCGATCCGGACGGCGATTCCCTGCGCTACGCCTGGGATTTCGGCGACGGCTCGGCCGGCGAGGGCCGGACCGTCACCCACCGCTATCCCGGCCCCGGCAGCTATTCGGGAACGCTGCGGGTGCTCGACGGCTCCGGCACCATCGGCAACGGCACCGCCCTGCCCGTCCCGGTCTTCCTGAAACGGCCCCCGGCCGCCGAGGCTGGAGCGGACCGGCTGGTGGCGCCGGGGGAGGCGGTCGGGTTCGACGCCTCCGCCTCCCGGGCGGGCGACCGGCCGATCGCCCGGCGCCTGTGGAACTTCGGCGACGGCTCGCGCGGCGAGGGGGTCCGGGCGAGCCGGGCCTATGCCGCTCCCGGCCGCTACACCGTGACCCTGACGGTGGAGGACGACACGGCCCCGCCCTGCAACGCCGGGACCGACACGGCCGTGGTGCGGGTCAACGCGCCGCCGGTCGCCGTGGCGGGGACCGAGGCGCGGCTTTCCGTGGGCGAGGTTCTCCGGCTCGACGGCGGCAGCAGCTATGACGTGGACGGGCGGATATCCGCCCACGCCTGGGACTTCGGCGACGGCGCGTCGGCCGAGGGCCAGGCGGTGGAGCACGCCTTCGACCGGCCCGGAACCTACCGCGTTGTCCTGACCGTTCGCGACGACGCCGACGTCGCCAACAGCGTCACCCGCAGCGCGCTGCGCGCCGTGGTCAACGACCCGCCCACGGCCCAGGCCGGGCCGGACCGGCGGGTGGCGGTCGGCGAGCGGATCCCGTTCGACGCCTCGGCCTCGACCGACCGCGACGGCACCCTGATCGACCATGCCTGGGACTTCGGCGACGGCGCCCGGGGATCGGGCCCGCAGGCGGCCTACGCCTACCGGACGCCCGGCACCTATCGCGTCGGGCTGGTGGTGACCGACGATTCCCGGACCTCGACCAGCACGGGCGAGGACGAGCTGACCGTCACCGTCAACGCGCCCCCCGTGGCCGACGCCGGTCCCGACCAGATCGTGACGGCCAGCCAGGTCTCGTTCGACGGCGGCGGCTCGACCGATCCGGACGGGCGCATCGCGCGCTACGACTGGGACTTCGGCGACGGCTCCACCGGGACCGGGCCGACACCGACCCATGTCTACCGCAAGGTCGGCGACTATCTCGTGCGGCTTACCGTGACCGACGATTCCGGCACCGTGCGGAGCAGCGATTCCGACACGATGCGGGTGCTGGTGAACGCGGCGCCGATCGCCGACGCGGGGCCGGACCAGACCGTCTCGCCCGGCCAGACCGTGACGTTCTCCGCCCGCGGCTCGCTCGATCCCGACGGCGACATCGCCGGCTACCAGTGGGAATTCGGCGACGGCAGCGGCGCCGGCGGCCCGCAGGCGACCCACCGCTTCGCCGAGCCCGGCACCTACCGGGTCCGCCTGACGGTGCGCGACGACACCGGCCAGTCCGACGCGGTGGATTTCGACGAGGCGCTGGTCTTCGTCAATGCCGAGCCGGTCGCCGACGCCGGCCCGGACCGCAGGGCGGCGCCCGGCGAGGAGATCAGGCTGAACGGCTGCAACTCGTTCGACGCCGACGGCCCGCTCGCCGCATACCGCTGGACCTTCAGCGACACGGAGACCCGGGCGGAGAGCTGCGCCACGGCACGGCGGTTCGAGAAGCCCGGCAGCTACACCGCCCGCCTGACCGTGACCGACTCCTCCGGCGCGCTCAACGGCACCGCCCAGGACAGCGTCGCGATCCGGATCAACGCGGCGCCGGTCGCGTCGGCCGGTCCCGACATCGTCAGCGGCACCACGGTCATCGATTTCGACGCCTCGTCCTCCGCCGACGCCGACGGCGACCCGCTGACCTTCCGCTGGGACTTCGGCGACGGTTCCGAACCGGCCGGCGGGGAGCGGGTCACCCACGCCTACGCCGAGGGCGGCGCCTATCCCGTGACCCTGACGGTGGACGACGGCACCGGCCTCGCCAACGCCAGGGCCTCGACCGCGATCACGGTGACCATCAACCAGCCGCCGGTCGCGGTGGCGGGCGACAACCGGCAGGTCTGCGCCGGCGACGTGGTGCTGTTCGACGGGAGCAAGTCGTTCGACCCCGACGGCGGGCTGCTGCGCTACGGCTGGGATTTCGGCGACGGGACCGGGGCCGACACGGTCAATCCGACCAAGACATACCGGTCCGGCGCGGTCTATCCCGTGACCCTGACGGTCCAGGACGAGTCCGGCTTCGACCGCGCCAGCCACACCGACCGGCTGGTCGTCGTGGTGGACGAATCCCCGATCGCGGAGGCGGGACCCGACCGCATGGTCTGCGCCAACACCGAGGTGCATTTCGACGGCTCGCAGTCGCGCGACTTCGACGGCGTGGTCAACCGCTTCACCTGGGACTTCGGCGACGGCAACACGGGCGGCGGCGAGAGCCCCGTCCATGTCTTCCGCCGGCCGGGAAGCTACCGCGTGCTGCTGACCATCGAGGGCGACCGCGGCGGCCAGTGCGACAACACCGACACCGACGAGTTGGCGGTCCAGGTCGCCGCCGCCCCGGTGGCAAGCATCGACGCGCCGGCCCGCATCCCGGTCGGCGCCCCCGCCGCCTTCAGGGCGGGGACCGAGGGGGGCATCGCGGCCTATCGCTGGGACTTCGGCGACGGCACGGCGGCGGAAGGGGCCGAGGTCGAGCACGTCTACGCCCAGCCTGGCCCCTATGTCGCGACCCTGTCGGTCCAGCCGGCGGCGGAGGCGACCTCGTGCAGCGCCGTGACGGTCCAGCACCGCATCATCGCCAACGCCCCGCCGGTGGCGGACGCCGGCCCCGACCGGACCGTGGCGACGCGGGAGGAGGTCGGCTTCGACGGCTCCCTCTCCGCCGACCCGGACGGTGCCGTGACCCGCTACGAGTGGGACTTCGGCGACGGCACCACCGGCACCGGCATGGCGGCGCGGCACCGCTATGCCGAGAGCGGCACGTACAAGGTCACGCTGACCGTGACCGACGACGCCGGCGTGGCCAACAGCACCGTCACCGACACCGCGACCGTGACGGTCAACGCGGCGCCCGAACCCGCCATCGCCGTGGCCGGCGGCGCCTGCTTCGGCCGGCCGGTGGCGCTCAGCGCCGCCGGGTCGAAGGATGCCGACGGCGCCCTGGCGCGGTTCGAATGGGACCTGGGCGACGGCTCCCGGGCCGAGGGGGCCGACATCTCCCACACCTACGCCGATCCCGGCACCTACCATGTCCGGCTGGTCGCCGACGACGGGGCGGGTCTCGCCAACAGCCGCCGGAGCGCCGCTTACGCCCTGCACGTCAACCGGCCCCCGGAAGCCTCGGCCGGGCCGGATCGCGGCACCTGCCCCGGAACCCCGGTCGCGTTCGACGCCTCCGGGTCGATCGACTGGGACGGCAAGCTGGTGGAGTACCGCTGGGACTTCGGCGACGGAACCCAGGCCACGGGGGCCAAGGTCAGCCACAGCTTCGCCCAGCCGGGCCTCTACCCGGTCCGCCTGTCGGTGACCGACGATTCCGGCTCGCCCTGCGCGGTGGCGGAGGACGTGGCCCGGGTCCATGTCAACGCCGCCCCGGTGGTCGAGGCCGGCACCGACCGGGAGGCCTTCGCGGGAGGAGCCCATGACGACGTGCTGTTCGACGCCTCGGCCTCGGTCGATCCGGACGGCTCGGCGCTCGACTATGTCTGGGACCTGGGCGACGGGACGACGCGCACCGGCGAGAAGCTCCGCCACGCCTTCGCCCGGCCCGGACTCTACAAGGTCCGGGTAGCCGTCCGCGACCGCTCCGGCCTGGCCTGCGGGGTGACCGAGGGCGGGCTGACGGTCAACGTCCGCGGGCATGAGGAAACCGTGGCCGAGCGCGACGGCGCCACGGCGCGGCGCTGA